GCGATGAAAGAATTGTTGCCTTTGCTTCACGCGGTTTTTCTACAAATACATCAAGCCCGTTGTAATGGTAATCGTACATCGCAACGCGAAGAGGGGCGTATGCAGAGTTCAGCAATTCATTGACAAGTTGCACGCGATTGTAATTCCCTCCGCTTGTTGCTTCCCATCCGTTGGAAGACGTGCCCGTCGCCATTGTTGAAATGTTCATTGCTTTCTGATAATATTTTGTCCCGCTTAACTTTTCGTATGTGTCGAAATCAATACCAAGAAGGAGATACAAATAAAAATCCACAAAACTGGCAACTTCATCGAAGCGAAATTCATTATGGTCAAGTCGTTGATTTCGCGTAAAAACAAATTGCCATTTGTCATCGGCAATGCGCGCTTCAATAGAATTTTTCGGCGACTTATAAATTTTTCGCTGCGTTCCCCAAAACACATTCGCCTGATACCGAAAATTTTCATCACTTGTAACGAACACGATACTCATCGAGCAACTAATTTTTTCGTTGTCCCAATCGTTTCCCGACCAACGATACGAATTGATGTACTCTTCCAAATTTCTTTCAAAGTCTTGAAGGTTTTCGCGGAAGCGTT
Above is a window of Ignavibacteria bacterium DNA encoding:
- a CDS encoding DUF4835 family protein — encoded protein: MKNYFFFLVFILWGNVSLAQEFECDVTVDMHQLSERFRENLQDFERNLEEYINSYRWSGNDWDNEKISCSMSIVFVTSDENFRYQANVFWGTQRKIYKSPKNSIEARIADDKWQFVFTRNQRLDHNEFRFDEVASFVDFYLYLLLGIDFDTYEKLSGTKYYQKAMNISTMATGTSSNGWEATSGGNYNRVQLVNELLNSAYAPLRVAMYDYHYNGLDVFVEKPREAKATILSSLEAIAKLRKKLNTRSYSIKFFFDTKYLEIADTFLTYNDAEIFTRLSVYDPSHQKTYDEYKAKLK